The following proteins come from a genomic window of Microbacterium sulfonylureivorans:
- a CDS encoding DUF6412 domain-containing protein, whose translation MTESIGVVLRLLLEILGAAAVREPSAIAFAAAAVAAVAVAALALASVDLPASAVGSSPHPQRAIGVSVQPAQSHPDAPGHSRPRAPGLAASAA comes from the coding sequence ATGACCGAGTCGATCGGCGTCGTCCTGCGCCTGCTCCTCGAGATCCTCGGGGCCGCCGCCGTCCGCGAGCCGAGCGCGATCGCGTTCGCCGCTGCGGCCGTCGCCGCCGTCGCCGTGGCCGCCCTTGCACTGGCGAGCGTCGACCTCCCCGCGTCCGCGGTCGGCTCGTCGCCGCACCCGCAGCGGGCGATCGGCGTCTCCGTGCAGCCGGCGCAGAGCCACCCGGACGCTCCGGGCCACTCGCGTCCGCGAGCTCCCGGTCTCGCGGCTTCGGCCGCCTGA